One genomic window of Manduca sexta isolate Smith_Timp_Sample1 chromosome 4, JHU_Msex_v1.0, whole genome shotgun sequence includes the following:
- the LOC115450333 gene encoding uncharacterized protein LOC115450333, translating into MATKLILLILPSYAVSLIHQKPVAEKVWSQKCTKGSHVLNDCNWCHCDMQHKFNCKARICSEVDMFGHFNDAIREIDVGMEGHGVWRSSETPCEPRVHYRRKNLLCVCGDDGTWPNPVCRDIFQNLHPVEIIEDSKIESQKCTPSKFHLIGCNICFCPTTGRIDPDFCTKKICNDTDPAIKKEVEENDGILEEVYLECNRTKQYKLGCQTCECLRNNRLLCDNCTKEKESEKYCDSEGKTFNIECNTCTCDDKGLMHCTTKKCLSGPHVETLKHQLIVPDEEFTETDKPVDDHDCEPGTLYKKDCNSCYCFNKNGMKMFACTFNSCSHDIHSNCVQDTVYEMNCFICHCVVDGERTMQVCLVDNRCTEEQTLKQQSKDLRSLHGYCEPLHTYKRDCNTCRCNADGKSAVCTSKKCSFKPNKPISVDIIPVIEKIGVCPVGHYYRIDCNVCFCLSNGNAICTTSGCKKYIY; encoded by the exons ATGGCGACCAAACTCATTCTACTGATCCTACCTTCTTATGCAGTTTCATTAATTCACCAAAAAC CCGTAGCAGAGAAGGTGTGGAGTCAGAAATGTACGAAGGGGTCCCACGTGCTCAACGACTGCAACTGGTGCCATTGTGACATGCAGCATAAGTTTAACTGCAAGGCGCGCATCTGCTCCGAGGTGGACATGTTCGGACACTTCAATG ATGCAATCCGCGAAATCGATGTAGGAATGGAAGGGCATGGCGTGTGGCGTTCATCCGAGACTCCCTGTGAGCCAAGAGTACACTATCGTAGGAAGAATTTACTCTGCGTGTGTGGAGACGATGGAACTTGGCCCAACCCAGTCTGCCGAGACATCTTCCAAAATCTCCACCCTGTAGAAATTATAGAAGACAGCAAAATTGAATCACAAAAATGTACTCCAAGCAAATTCCACTTAATAGGTTGTAACATTTGCTTTTGTCCTACAACGGGTCGCATAGATCCTGATTTTTGCACCAAAAAGATTTGTAATGACACAGATCCGGCTATTAAGAAAGAGGTAGAAGAAAATGACGGTATTCTAGAAGAGGTTTACCTTGAATGTAACCGCACTAAACAATATAAACTCGGTTGCCAAACTTGCGAGTGTCTTAGAAACAATAGACTACTTTGTGACAATTGTACCAAAGAAAAAGAATCTGAAAAATACTGCGATTCTGAAGGTAAAACGTTTAACATAGAATGCAATACTTGCACTTGTGATGATAAAGGTCTGATGCATTGTACAACTAAGAAATGCCTCTCTGGACCACACGTTGAAACACTAAAACACCAACTTATTGTACCAGATGAAGAATTTACAGAAACAGATAAACCAGTAGACGATCATGATTGTGAACCTGGAACTTTATACAAAAAGGATTGCAATAGCTGttactgttttaataaaaatggaatgAAAATGTTCGCGTGTACCTTCAACTCTTGCTCTCATGACATCCACAGTAATTGCGTCCAAGATACAGTGTACGAAATGAATTGCTTTATCTGCCATTGCGTAGTAGACGGGGAACGTACAATGCAAGTCTGTTTAGTCGACAATCGATGTACAGAAGAACAGACGTTAAAACAACAGTCGAAAGATTTAAGATCGCTTCACGGGTACTGCGAACCCCTTCACACTTACAAAAGGGATTGTAATACGTGCAGATGTAATGCTGATGGCAAAAGTGCGGTTTGTACGTCTAAGAAATGTAGCTTTAAGCCAAATAAACCGATCTCCGTTGACATCATTCCGGTTATCGAGAAGATCGGGGTCTGTCCCGTAGGACATTATTATAGAATTGATTGTAATGTGTGCTTCTGTTTGTCTAATGGTAATGCTATTTGTACCACCTctggttgtaaaaaatatatatattaa
- the LOC115450336 gene encoding uncharacterized protein LOC115450336, with the protein MRCIGALVFIYFYIADSSYAFDDTMRIQTCSVGDVVQNECLKCICNTKRIYKCTPKHCYKTSTEKVSQSNINACQPNMIYTTDTMTCICDKTGQWPHRKCKEIFQTLNTNNSCEPNSYVILDCNICRCGSNGRIEKERCTQNVCEKHKLNTRRLSNVYGSCEVRNWYSLAPCQFCYCVSQNKLVCNTGNNYAKKLDLGTYHLNECGKGLIYEAIALIPDNDLTLRFGNFMTNSVTSTPKLPKHVIQDNHNVVINVEKENKIESKEKDSNESSSDSDENKPMTTKIVKNIPSTQIYSDGENTSKENGYSDNKEADSGMEIGVEVAQIPKKTMRTTKKITLTTSEPKSLEDLKKLGQDLGMKLKITLPRMLDQMFKMALRKSMLSVKKGTKCVPGTTEAVKCNMCFCMKNGKLLCTNNVCE; encoded by the exons ATGAGGTGTATAGGCGCtttggttttcatatatttttatattgctgaTTCAAGTTATGCTTTTG aTGACACAATGCGGATCCAGACTTGCAGTGTGGGGGACGTGGTACAAAACGAGTGCTTGAAATGTATTTGCAACACTAAACGCATCTATAAATGTACTCCGAAACACTGCTATAAGACCTCCACGG AAAAGGTATCTCAATCAAACATAAATGCATGTCAACCGAATATGATATACACAACAGACACGATGACTTGCATCTGCGATAAAACTGGACAATGGCCTCACAGAAAATGCAAAGAAATCTTCCAAACCCTAAACACTAATAATTCATGTGAACCAAACTCATACGTCATTCTGGACTGCAACATTTGCCGATGTGGCTCCAACGGAAGAATCGAGAAAGAACGATGCACACAAAACGTCTGTGAAAAGCACAAATTAAATACCAGAAGACTGAGCAACGTTTACGGCAGTTGTGAAGTTAGAAACTGGTATTCCTTAGCTCCATGCCAATTTTGTTACTGTGTCTCTCAAAACAAATTGGTTTGTAATACAGGTAATAATTATGCTAAGAAATTAGATCTTGGAACGTACCATTTAAATGAGTGTGGAAAAGGACTGATTTACGAAGCCATAGCACTTATACCAGATAACGATTTGACTCTACGATTCGGTAATTTTATGACTAATTCTGTCACGAGTACACCGAAATTGCCTAAACATGTCATACAAGATAATCATAATGTAGTTATAAATGtagagaaagaaaataaaatagaaagcaAAGAAAAAGATAGTAATGAATCGTCTTCTGATTCTGATGAAAATAAACCTATGACAACTAAGATAGTCAAAAACATTCCCAGTACACAAATTTACTCAGATGGAGAAAACACCAGCAAGGAAAATGGATACAGCGACAACAAAGAAGCAGACTCAGGCATGGAAATAGGAGTTGAAGTGGCACAGATTCCGAAAAAGACTATGAGAACTACGAAAAAAATAACTCTGACAACCAGTGAACCGAAATCACTCGAGGATTTAAAAAAACTGGGCCAAGATTTGGGGATGAAGTTGAAAATTACTTTACCTCGCATGCTGGATCAAATGTTTAAAATGGCTCTAAGGAAATCAATGTTGTCAGTGAAGAAAGGCACGAAATGCGTGCCGGGAACGACTGAAGCTGTCAAGTGTAATATGTGCTTCTGCATGAAGAACGGAAAACTGTTGTGTACCAACAACGTTTGCGAATAA
- the LOC115450347 gene encoding uncharacterized protein LOC115450347: MLMAFTLLSFLTRIPLGFTVFRSCVPNTNFQLNGKICACDSLGRWNEANCHNLARRQSCQPGQIIWGNCTQCLCQEDGEFVCTPSSCPENITIDSPTFQGDLEVAGPWCTPFKSYYINCSLCVCPASGRSSEARCAVDTSCSLQGLSESSITSGTICIPSVMYLFPCLHCLCSDEGYFVPKDCVDICHKSQQTDNRRCIPGTFYRERCNVCRCPNNSIRSGEKCTNKVCEKKTKFRPVRHFKDNVSECTPHKFTKPKCYYCMCSQGGKLNENACLELDCLKKSDFKYDVERHSCNPGEMVPICMECFCPRNGLTDKKYCTKVCSFKSKLVVLEKALEASFTDVRVINIAVIKSSADINCDPNSLYLDRGRYCLCPENGNSDFKLCTSITNEIRQPKSHVPLASNTVTMDFNISCEPNTFVDFDCNTCYCSKNGRIDPKWCTYDDCQAKKVIQDHHKLYQPLTTTKPTDTCNPGSISKEECNFCICPENGLFKDRACTKNDCSDFDDSIHDQKFICEPLAYYVVDCNVCFCPRDGLKNVAKCTKNQCEKNFLRSDSCIPGDLFSEDCNVCVCPPNGDKNDKACTNYSCSAANSSWQKIFKLSQNLLSSRMADNSKRSLHLCFPGEEFVDGCKVCVCPDMGMKEYASCTPMFCNEAISESDVEYQTPSNGSKFNDLVPSNDFKTRKEGDSCMTYNLTDSSERKECTPGSIYIIRCRQCICPYMGNINHFCRPLPKNVYCEQAFPYFNYLPMGRRGNKGDLTPHHNGTSRNNTILKEVTVSHNHTKHFCSEPGQVRDDCYICDCEDHVIIEEHCFKSDAGNCTDAVPTFLDKLVTAE, translated from the exons atgctCATGGCTTTCACGTTACTTAGTTTCTTGACAAGAATCCCTCTTGGATTCACCGTATTCC GCTCTTGCGTTCCAAATACAAACTTCCAACTGAACGGCAAGATATGTGCATGCGACTCTTTAGGGCGTTGGAATGAAGCCAATTGCCATAACCTAGCAAGACGCCAGTCCTGCCAACCAGGACAGATAATCTGGGGAAACTGCACCCAATGTCTCTGCCAGGAAGACGGAGAATTCGTGTGCACCCCCTCGTCATGTCCGGAGAATATCACAATAGATTCCCCTACCTTTCAAGGGGATTTGGAAGTCGCGGGCCCTTGGTGCACGCCTTTCAAATCTTATTACATTAACTGTAGTCTCTGCGTTTGTCCTGCTTCAGGACGGTCGTCAGAAGCCCGGTGTGCTGTAGACACGTCATGCAGTCTTCAAGGATTATCAGAATCGTCTATAACCAGTGGAACTATCTGCATTCCCTCTGTTATGTATCTCTTCCCATGTCTACATTGTCTTTGCTCTGATGAGGGATATTTCGTTCCTAAAGATTGCGTAGATATTTGTCATAAATCACAACAAACCGACAACCGAAGATGCATCCCAGGAACCTTCTATAGGGAACGATGTAACGTTTGCAGATGTCCTAACAACAGTATACGAAGTGGAGAGAAATGTACCAATAAAGTTTGTGAAAAGAAAACTAAATTCAGACCTGTACGACATTTTAAGGATAACGTTAGTGAATGCACTCCTCATAAGTTTACGAAACCcaaatgttattattgtatgtGTAGTCAAGGAGGGAAACTCAATGAAAACGCATGTCTGGAATTGGACTGCTTGaaaaaatctgattttaaatacgATGTTGAAAGACATTCTTGCAATCCAGGCGAAATGGTTCCTATATGCATGGAGTGTTTCTGTCCACGTAATGGACTGACAGATAAAAAATACTGTACGAAGGTTTGTTCCTTTAAAAGCAAATTGGTCGTTCTGGAGAAAGCATTAGAAGCCAGCTTTACCGACGTGCGTGTAATCAATATAGCAGTTATAAAGTCATCGGCAGATATTAATTGTGATCCAAATTCGTTGTACCTTGACCGAGGAAGATACTGCTTATGTCCAGAAAACGGGAACTCGGATTTCAAACTTTGCACTTCCATTACTAATGAAATAAGGCAACCAAAATCACACGTACCACTGGCATCAAACACAGTAACTATGGACTTCAATATTTCTTGCGAGCCGAACACCTTCGTGGACTTCGACTGTAACACGTGCTACTGCAGTAAAAATGGTAGGATCGATCCAAAATGGTGTACCTACGACGATTGTCAAGCCAAGAAGGTAATTCAAGACCATCACAAATTATATCAGCCTCTTACAACGACAAAACCAACAGACACTTGTAATCCTGGTTCCATTTCGAAAGAAGAGTGTAATTTCTGCATTTGTCCTGAAAATGGACTTTTCAAAGACAGGGCTTGTACTAAAAACGACTGTTCCGACTTCGACGATTCCATACATGACCAAAAATTTATTTGCGAACCCTTAGCTTACTACGTTGTTGATTGTAACGTATGCTTTTGCCCAAGAGACGGTTTAAAAAACGTAGCAAAGTGCACGAAGAATCAATGTGAGAAGAATTTCTTAAGATCTGACTCTTGTATCCCTGGGGATCTTTTTAGCGAAGACTGTAACGTCTGTGTGTGTCCTCCGAATGGAGATAAAAATGACAAAGCATGTACCAACTACTCCTGTTCCGCTGCTAACTCGTCTTGGCAGAAGATCTTCAAGTTATCGCAGAATTTGCTTAGCAGTCGCATGGCAGATAATTCTAAACGTAGTCTGCATTTATGCTTTCCTGGTGAAGAGTTTGTGGATGGGTGTAAAGTTTGTGTATGCCCTGATATGGGAATGAAGGAATATGCGTCTTGTACCCCTATGTTTTGTAATGAAGCTATTTCTGAAAGTGATGTGGAG TATCAAACACCATCAAACGGCTCCAAATTCAATGACTTGGTACCAAGCAATGATTTTAAAACTCGCAAGGAAGGTGATAGTTGCATGACGTACAATTTGACCGACAGCTCAGAGAGAAAAGAATGCACACCTGGttccatttatattataag GTGCAGGCAATGTATATGCCCTTATATGGGAAATATAAATCACTTCTGCCGCCCCCTGCCGAAGAACGTGTACTGCGAACAAGCCTTTCCTTACTTCAACTATTTGCCAATGGGAAGACGTGGCAACAAAG gTGACTTGACTCCACATCACAATGGAACTTCCCGGAACAACACTATCCTTAAAGAAGTCACGGTATCTCATAATCATACCAAGCATTTTTGTTCGGAGCCCGGGCAAGTTAGAGACGACTGTTACATTTGCGACTGCGAAGACCACGTGATTATAGAAGAGCATTGCTTCAAAAGCGACGCTGGCAACTGCACCGATGCTGTACCCACTTTCTTAGATAAATTAGTTACTGCCGAATGA
- the LOC115450335 gene encoding cytochrome P450 6B4 — protein MFTTILCTCVVFLISCLVYFKYKNKQEYWKRKNVPHLKPVPLLGNYKDFILLKEITGVILQQICEKFPNEPYIGAYYGTDPALIIQDPELIKLVITKDFYYFSGREASDYSEMETVTQNVFFTCCDKWRVLRQNLTPLFTTAKMKNMFYLIEKCAHVFENVLEEKVYAPKTVTISELMASFTMDCIGTCTFGVETNVMTEPMNNPFRNIGTAIFEKSNFRGFKNMMRSLWPRAFYIFGFRFFPLELNDFFVKLLTAVFESRQYKPSPRQDLVDLVLTLANKSCIAGDTVPDFKTGEVKKTTMEVTNDLLVAHCVAFFGAGYETSATTSSFTLYELAKHPEIQEKVLQEVDAYFQKNNNQLNYNLVSELPYLDACIDEALRFYPVLGSLNREAMADYTFPTGLTVEKGMRIHIPVYYLQRHPKYFPEPEEFRPERFLGDEKLKVNPHVYMPFGGGPRLCIGKRFAKMQMLAGLVTLLKNYKVELDPTTPLKVQFDPRIIVTHPRVPIQVKLVPRKIK, from the exons ATGTTCACAACAATTTTGTGCACGTGTGTCGTATTTCTGATTTCCTGCTTAgtgtatttcaaatacaaaaataaacaagaatacTGGAAGAGAAAGAATGTGCCGCATTTAAAGCCCGTGCCTCTGTTGGGCAACTACAAGGACTTTATACTATTGAAGGAGATCACAGGGGTCATCTTGCAGCAGATCTGTGAGAAGTTCCCCAACGAGCCATACATCGGCGCCTATTACGGCACGGACCCCGCTCTAATCATCCAAGATCCTGAACTCATCAAGCTTGTGATTACGAAGGACTTCTACTACTTCAGCGGGCGGGAAGCGTCTGACTATTCGGAAATGGAAACGGTTACCCAAAATGTATTCTTTACGTGTTGCGACAAATGGAGGGTCTTGCGGCAGAACCTGACCCCTTTGTTCACCACGGCCAAGATGAAGAACATGTTTTATCTGATAGAGAAGTGTGCTCATGTCTTCGAAAATGTGTTGGAGGAGAAAGTGTACGCCCCTAAGACGGTCACTATAAGCGAGTTGATGGCTTCCTTCACAATGGACTGCATCGGGACATGCACCTTCGGCGTAGAAACGAACGTCATGACCGAACCTATGAACAACCCTTTCAGGAACATTGGAACTGCGATATTCGAGAAATCAAACTTCCGTGGATTCAAAAACATGATGCGCAGTTTATGGCCGCGAGCGTTTTACATTTTCGGCTTCAGATTTTTCCCTTTAGAATTAAACGACTTCTTCGTGAAGTTACTCACTGCTGTCTTCGAGAGTCGTCAGTACAAACCGTCACCGAGGCAAGACCTGGTCGATCTTGTATTAACTTTGGCAAATAAAAGCTGTATCGCTGGAGACACCGTTCCTGACTTCAAAACTGGTGAAGTTAAGAAGACTACGATGGAAGTAACAAATGATTTACTAGTGGCTCACTGCGTGGCGTTTTTTGGCGCTGGATACGAAACATCAGCAACCACATCTAGTTTTACACTGTACGAGCTTGCTAAACACCCAGAAATTCAAGAGAAAGTGCTTCAAGAAGTGGATGCGTACTTTCAAAAGAACAACAACCAGCTGAACTACAACCTTGTATCTGAACTGCCGTACTTAGATGCCTGCATCGATGAGGCACTGCGTTTCTACCCGGTCCTTGGCAGTCTGAACCGCGAGGCTATGGCTGACTACACGTTTCCTACAGGACTCACAGTGGAGAAGGGGATGCGAATTCATATTCCAGTGTATTACCTCCAGCGTCATCCGAAATACTTCCCAGAGCCTGAAGAGTTCCGTCCGGAGAGATTTCTAGGGGATGAGAAACTAAAAGTGAATCCCCACGTGTACATGCCGTTTGGAGGAGGCCCCAGACTTTGTATAG GTAAGCGGTTCGCGAAAATGCAGATGCTGGCGGGACTGGTGACTCTGTTGAAGAACTACAAGGTCGAGTTGGACCCCACCACACCACTGAAAGTCCAGTTCGACCCTCGCATCATAGTTACTCACCCTCGAGTCCCTATCCAAGTGAAACTGGTACCCCGTAAAATAAAGTGA